DNA from Fibrobacter sp. UWH6:
GCGCATTGCCGCGTTGCTCGCCCCCTCACGTACGAAAGTACGCTACGGGGGTTCGCGCCTTGCACTGCTTGCTTCTAATCGCAAATTACATTTGCGTTTTAGAGAAATTGTGAATTGAAAAAATCCCGATGGAAGTCGGGATTTTTTTTGTATTTGGGGGAGGTGGGCTTGCGCCTTGCGGACCACTACGGTTGAATTGAACGGAAATGACTTTGATAACCGTAGTCAAGCTCTAAGTCATTGCTGGCTGGCGTCGGGGTTGACGGTTTCGTCGTGCTCCTCGAATTGGCTCACTTTCTTGAACCAGTAGTCTTCACTGTTGATGGAGCTCATGTTGTTGATGATGGCGTCCAGATCCAATTCTTCATTGTTGTTGTTTTCGTTAGGCATGTACTGAATATAGTATTATCTGTTAAATTTTGTATTTTTGCAGTCATGAACAAATTGATTTGGGGGTTAGTTTTGTTGATTTCTGTAGGGGCGGCTCAGGCTCAGCTTGTTCCCAAGGGTATGGCTATCTACGGCAGTGTGGACGGGACTGATGTTGTGCCGCAGGAGGAGTCTTCCTATGGGTCGGAAAATTCTGTGCCTGATTCGTTGCTGAACTGGAACGAAGACCGTGCCGTTTTTGCAGATAGTGTGTCCATTTACATGAAGGATTACAACTGCAATATTGGCAAGGCTAAGCAGTTTGCCCGCTATGGTGGGATTTGTGGTTGGGCTGGGCTTGGTATCGCCCTTATCGGTATTGATATGCTGTCCGCGGGACTTGCCATGGACAAACGCAGTTTTGATAATGCGCTCAGTTATGGCGGTGTTGCAATGATTACGGGCGGAATTCTTTAAGCAGAAAAAGATTGATTACCAGCGGAGACATTCCGTTTTGCAGACAAGTGACTATTAAAACGTGAGGTTTTTATGGCAGAAAAGATTTCTGAAATTTCAAAGGTGTATCACAAGGAACACGGCAACTGCGCTGTGTCTGTGACTTATGGTTATTGGCGTGCCCAGGGCAAGTCTGAAGCGGAAGCTCTGGAACTGGCCATGGCTGTAAAGCAGTTCAGTGGCGGTCGTGCTCCGGAGGGAACTTGCGGCGCCTTACATGCGGCAAAGCTGTTGGCTCCTGCCCAGTCTGATGCCATTGTGGAGTTCTTCAAGAACGGTGCCAAGGGCTGCACCCTGTGTAGTGAAATTCGCCCCAATGGGGTGATTCCCTGCAACCGCTGTGTGGAATTGGCGGGCGAGGCGCTGGACTCCTTGAATAAATAGGGCGGTCTGGGGTTTTATTTTGCGATTCCATTAAGTATCTTTGTGTCGGTGTTCGGGTATTTAGGAAAAGGAGACTTGATGAAGAATCGTTTTGGACTTTTGGCCCTTACGCTTTTTGTGGCGGGTTGCAGTTTTTTCGTGGCATGTGGCGAGTCTGCCTCTGAAGCAGAAAATTCGGATCCGGTTCCTCAGGCGGAATCTAGTTCTGCCATGGGAACGGCTGACCCCGCTGAAGTTTTTTCGTCGGCTGTAGTAGAAGTCCCCCAGACTTTGCCCTGCGCTCCCGAGGAGGAGGGCGGTTTTGTGTGGATCGAAACGGGTAAGAGTTATTACCGTTGCGAGTCCGGTTTGTGGACTGCGTATGACGTGGCGCCTCATAAGAGAGGTTTCGATCCGTGCCAGTTTAATTTTGGTGCGGCCTGGAGTACCGACAAGGAACGCGATTCTACGAATTACGCCGGCCTGGACTATATTGCGGTCTGGCTTGGTGATAACGATTTCTATAACGGCTTTGAAGAACGTATGGTAAAGATGAGCGTGGAAATTGGCGCGACTCCCATGATTTACGCTTACGTGATTGCCGAGTTCGACAAGGATCATGGAATTGACGACTGCAATATTTCCAAGGCAGAAAAGACCCATTGCTCCCATGGGGCCCAGATGATTCGCGAATATTTTGCGGACTCCATTTTGTATCGTTATGCGGCTTATGCCAACGGTATGCGTGAACAGCTGATTTACCGTCTGGAGGTGGATGCGGATACTTATGAATCCATCTGGCTGATTGAACCGGATTTTTATCAGTATTCCGAAACGGCTTCAAGGCAGAAGGAAAGATACGATGGAACTGTCCAGGAAGGAGGCGGCATTCCCGATTCCCTTATGGGCGTGTACTTCAAGCAGATCGTGGATACCATTCGTGCCTACTTGCCTGCGGCAAAGATTGCCATCGATATTTCACCCTGGATTGGCGATAAGGATACGGCCCTGTTTGCCCAGTGGTATTCCAACTTTGACATGAGTATCGTGGATTTTGCGGGAACTTCCGGCGGTTCGTCCCTGGCGACATCCGAGAAGATTGTGGCTGCCAATTCTGCCACCTGGGCGAAGATTCATGAGGTGACGGGCAAGCCCATTCTTGCGGATGCGGGCTATGGTGCCGGTGGCGCAAGTAACGGCCACAAGAAGCCTTGGGATGATGTCCAGAACATCAAGGCCAGAATGGCCAACGGTGTTGTGGGTATTATGCAGATGAATGCCGCTAACGATTTCCCGGTAAGGGCTGATACCATCAGGCCGCAGCTGAATTATACGTTCCCCTGGTGCAATAACTAGGGCGGCACTTCGGCGGTTTTAATCTTTTTTTCTATCTTTGCGGTTGTAAAAACGAGGTTTCTATGTCTATTATCGTAGTTGACTACAACGCTGGCAACTTGACGTCTGTGATGAACGCTTTGGAACACATCGGTGCCGATGCTGTTTCTAGTCGCGATCCCGAAGTGATTGCCAAGGCTGATCGCCTGATTTTCCCTGGCGTTGGCGCTGCGGCTTCGGCTATGGAAACCTTGACTAGGACCGGAATCGGTGAGGCCATCAAGACGGTAGTGAAGGCCGGCAATCCTGTGCTTGGTATTTGTATCGGTTGCCAGATCATTCTGGAAGAATCCGAAGAAGATGGCGGTGTCAAGACTTTGGGTCTGATTCCCGGCAAGGCTGTGCGCTTTAAGGATGAACCGGGCCTGAAGATCCCTCACATGGGTTGGAACCAGGTGGAATTTACCCGCGAACACCCCATTATGAAGGGCATCGCCAGCGGTAGCGATTTCTACTACGTTCATTCCTATCACCCGGTGGTGCCTGCGGAGTATAGCTTTGCTGAAACTACTTACGGCACCCAGACCTTCCAGGGCCTTATTGGCAAGGATAACCTGATTGCTTCCCAGTTCCATCAGGAAAAGAGTGGTGATGTGGGGCTTGCCATGCTGAAGAACTTCTGCGACTGGAAAGTTTAATTCGCCTTAGCCAATTTTTTACTTTATAGTTAGACCGTGTTAATCCGCGGTCTTTTTTTATAATAAAAAAATATGGATTCTTGGTTAAGAGTCTGGTAGTTTACGTCTATTTTTATTGATAAAATAAATTTTGTATCATTGGTTTATTGACGAATGATACAAAATAAATTATGTTTGCCTTCGCCGTCAAGGCAGGTAAATTTTTGAAGCCCATAACCGATTATCAAAGCTATCGCTGCTATATGCAGGAGTTTTATGAGGAGCGTAAGCGAACGGATTCGTTTACGTGGCGAGAATATGCCCGTCTGGCAGGGTTTTCTTCGCCTACCTACCTGAAGTTGGTTTGCGAGGGTAAAAGTAGCCTTAGCGAGGCGGGAATCGGCAAGGTGGCCGACGCCATGGGGCTGAAGGGTTTTGATTACGTCTATTTCCGTTACCTGGTGCAGTTTAACCAGGCTAAAGATGACGAGTCCCGCAAGAAGGCGTTCGGTGCCATGCAGGAAGTGGCCAAGTCAAAAAAGATCCGCGTGCTGGATGGCGACGCCTACGCTTATTTTGAGTCCTGGAAGAATCCGGTGCTGCGTGAATTAGTGACCATGATGCCGGGTGCCACTCCCGAGGCTATGGCAGCCATGTGCTGGCAGCCGGTAAGTGCCGACGAAGTCTGCGCTTCGCTTGATTTGATGGTAAAGTTGGGTTTGTTACAGAAGAAGGGCCGTAATGTTTATGTGCAGACGGATAAGGCTCTCGTGGGGAATTCCGATGCGATTCCCGTGGCTGTACGGACGATGCATCGGGAAATGGCTGCGCTTGCTCAAAAATCTATAGATGCGTTTGATGTGAATGATCGAAATATTATGGGTGTTACAATGAGTGTTGATCGTGAAGCTTACGAACAAATTGTGGAGGAACTGCTTTCGTGCCGACGAAAAATAGCCTCCATTGCCAATGCCAGCAGAAAGCCGGATCAGGTATATCGTTTGAACTTACAATTGTTTCCTTTGACAAAGAAAATCTAGAAAGCTGATTTGGGACGGCTAGGATGACTAAAAAAAATATTGCATTCTCTATTGTTTTAACTAACGCGTTTTTACTGGGTGGTTGCGGATCGGACCGCCACATGGTTTTTGACGAAGGATCCACCGAAGAAAACAATGCTTCTGTTGAAGTGGTCCACATTGAAGATGTAAACGTGGTGGACGTACCCGGAACATGGTCTATGTTGGATGGCGGTGAAGGGTCTGAAATTAAATGGGACGTTGACGGTGATAAAGTCTTTTCAAGGACTTGGCTGAAATCGGCTCAAAAGAAATGTGGCGGTTTCTGCGGAACGGTTGTTCTTGGAAAGAGCTCGTCTGACAAGGTGGCTTCCGTTGGGTTTAATCTGGATCTTTCCAAGGAACGGAATGATACGCTGGTTTTGGCGGATGTTTCGTCTTGGGGACAGTTGTGCGTGGAATATGCTTCTGGCCTGGATGTTCGCGTCGACCTGGAATCAATGGATTCGACAGGTGTTGTCGTTGAGGATTCTCCGACAGCCTTGTATAAAAAGACGTCTGGCGATTCGGTCAAAGTTCGTTGTGTTGGCTGGGAAAAGTTCAAACCGAAAAAGTCCGGTAAAATTCCGGGTCTTGAAGCGGTGAAACGTCTGGTTTCCCTTTCGTTCTACTTTGAGGGGTCTCCTGGGATGAGTGGCTATTTTAACATCCGGAAGCTGGGGGCCCTGGTGGTCGGTAGTTTCAAGGAGACTCAAGAAGAAAAAATTGATGACCCTCCAGCAGATTCTCTAGCAGATTCACCAGTGGATGATTCTGTAAATGTTCTTGTAGATTCTTCTGGTGGAGATACGTTGCTTATTACGTCGGCGGAATCTAGCTCGGGAGAAATAGCGTCTTCGGCGGAGTCCAGCTCCGGAGAGATTGACTCATCAGCGGAAACTAGTTCGGCGGAATCGACCTCTTCGGCGGAATCAAGTTCGTCAGCGGACACAACCTCGTCAGCGGATTCAACTACGTCGTCGGAATCTAGTGCGGATACGTTGATCACTCCTGCGAAACGGACGATTGATACAAATGATTTGGTGGAGTTATGGGATGGATCAATAAGTTATGAGGTAAAAACAGAATTTTGGGAAATGGATGAATACGGAGCTCCCTGGTATGCTTTTGATGATCATGTTTATGAAGGTTCTTCTACGATTACGTGGCCGGTCTCGTTAGGAGGCGGCTTTGATTCGGGATCTTTAGATGAAGTCATCGAAGAATGTCTGGGTATTTGTGGTACGATTGAATTTGGCGATGTGGCTAAAGGAAAACCACCGTTTGTGGGGGTTGTCTTTGACGTGAAGGGATCTTCTGATTTAATTGCGACGGCTAGGCCTGTTGATGTGACTCCCAAATGGGATGGCGTGTGCGTCGTGTACAAGTCCGACATGAGCGGAGCTATCGTTCTGGACCCGGGATTAGAAAAGGCGGGAACGATGAGCTTCCAATTGCCTGAGGCGGTTTTTGAAAGCTCTTCTGAAATTGTCCGTAAATGTGCTTTGTGGAGTGATTTTACCAAACCCGATTCAAAAGAACCTTCCGACGAAAACGTGGAAGAATCTTTGGCGTCCGTTAGAATCAAGTTTGACGGAAGCTCGGGTAGTGGTGGATCTTTCGCAGTCTATCGAGTGGAAGCTGTCAAAGTCACTGAATAATTACGGCAGTTCACCGCCAATCAGTTCCATCTGCTTTTTATAGATGTCCTTGCAGGCGTTTTCGCCCAGGTCAAGGAGGGTGTTCAGCATGGCGCGATCGAAGCTGGCGTGTTCGCCGGTGCCCTGGACTTCGATGAAGTTCTTGGCATCCTGCATCACCACGTTCATGTCGACGTCGGCTGCGGAGTCTTCTACATAGCAGAGGTCGCAGAGGGGCTTGCCGTTTACGACGCCTACGGAGATGGCGGTAATGGCGTGCTGGAGGATCTGTTCGGTGAGGCCCAGACGTTCCTTGATTTTCTTCAGGGCGATGGCCAGGGCTACAAATCCGCCGATAATGCTTGCGGTACGGGTGCCGCCGTCGGCTTCGATGACGTCACAGTCAATCACGATGGCGTTTTCGCCAAGGGCGGCCAGGTTTGCGGCTCCGCGGAGGGAACGACCTACGAGGCGCTGGATTTCCTGGGTGCGTCCGCTGGCACCTTTACGTTCGCGTTCGACGCGCTTGCCGGTACTCTGAGGCAGCAAGCTGTATTCTGCGGTAATCCAGCCAGTGCCGCGGCCAGCCAGCCAATCCGGAACCTTGGGGAGCAGGGTGGCGTTGCAGATCACGCGGGTGCGACCCATTTCGATAAGGACGGAACCGTCGGCGGAACTGATAAAGCCGGTGGTCATTTTCAGGTTTCTGTATTCGTCAAACTTTCTGTCGGTGCGTTCGTATGCCATAGAAAAATCCTTTTTCAATTATGATTTATGAATTATAAATTATGAGATTTAGTTTGGCGCCTACGGCGCGATTATTAATCTCGTACCTCGTAATTTGTAATTCGTAATTAGAACTTAAGCGTTTCTACGACGCCTTTCTTGAAGGTGCCAAGGATGTACACGAAGCTGGTGTAGTTTTTGAGTTCTGCCAAGGCGGCCTGAGCGTTCTCGTCCTTGATGTTTGCTTCAAAGGAAACGTGGAAGATGTAACCCCAGGGTTTATCGGGGTGGGGGCGGCTTTCGCAACGGGTCAAGTTCAGACCTCGCTTGGCGAAACAGCCCAGGGCGTTGTAGAGGGCGCCTACGGCCTTGTCGTCGGCCAGTTCGAAAAGGATGGTGGTCTTGGCGTTCTCGCTTTCGGTGAAGTCTGCGGGAGTTTTCTGGATAGCGTAGAAGCGGGTGAAGTTGGTTCCCTTCAGGTTTTCGAGGCCAGCCTTCAGAATGTCCAGATTGTAAATCTTGGCGGCGTATGCGCTGGCGATGGCGCCTTCGTCGCGGTTACCGCGGGCGGCCAGTTCTTCGGCAGAACCTGCGGTATCGAATGCAGGGATTGCCTTGATCTGGGGGTTTTCTGCAAAGAAGTGTGAGCACTGGGCCAGAGCCTGGGGGTGGCTGTAGACGCGCTTCAAGTCTTCAACTTTTACGCCGGGCATAACGCAAAGGGTGTGCTCGATGCGGAGCATGACTTCGCCAACGATGCGGTGACGCCACTTGTAAAGCAGGTCGTAGTTCGCTTCGATGGAACCTGCCGTAGAATTTTCGATAGGGATTGCACCGCCGTCGGCTTCACCAGTTTCAATGGCCTGGTAAATTTCTTCGAAAGTGTCCATGGGCAAAGTTTCGATGTCTTCGCCAAAAAGGTAGTGGGCTGCGCAATCGCTGTATGCGCCCTTGCGGCCTTGGAATGCAATTTTCTTCATGACGTTAAGTTAGAAAATTTGCGGTTCCTGTTGCGAACCCCCTATTTAAAACGCTTGGCTCCCTTGTACTTGGGACTCCAGTATTTGTCGTTCATGGGGCTGATCATTACGCCCTTGCTGGTGCTGGCGTGGGTAAACCGGTCGCCGCTCATGTAGATGCCGATGTGGCTGATGCCCCAGAAGTCTCCGAAGAAGACCAGGTCTCCTTCCTTCAGGTCGCCGCGGCTCACCTTCTTGCCGCGTTCATCCTTGTAGATGCCTTCGGCGTTATGTTTGAGGGCGATGCCGTAAAGCTCCTTGTAGATGACCATGACGTAGCCGGAACAGTCGATGCCCGATTTGCTGGTGCCGCCCAGTTTGTAGCGGGTTCCCAACCAGGGCTTGATGACCCCTTCTAGGGTGGTTGCCTTCTTGGGGGTGGCGCGTGCTACTTCTTTCTTGTTGATGGCGGCGTGGGCCTTGGCCGAGGAATTCTGACGAGGCGGTTTTACCGTGTCTTGGGGAGTTGTTGCTGCTGTTGCGACAACTGCAGGTTCAGAGGTGGTCTGTGGGGCTGGCTGCTGAGCCTGCACTGTTCTAGCGGGCTTGTAGCCTCCAATCCGCCGATCGTATCCAGTACGAACAGGAAAGGAGCAAGCCGAAAGGAATGCCAGGGTTAAAGCAAGAAATAGAATATTTCTCAGGAGAGCCATCAAGCGAAATCTAAATATTTTTCGCTAGTCCAGGAATCCGTGAGGTTCGAATCCGAGGCTCTTTACCAATTCGAAATCGGTGGCGCTGTTGACTCCGGCGGTGGTCAGCATGTCGTCGGTGATGGTGGCGTTGGCTCCGCTCTTGAATGCCTTTGTACCGTAATCGCCTAGAACGCCGCGGCCACCTGCCAAACGCAAATATGCCTTGGGATTGATAAAGCGATAGATGGCGACGATTCTGCAGAATTCGTCGTTGGTCATCTTGGGCAGATTTTCGAAAGGAGTTCCCGGAATGGCGTTCAACACGTTGATGGGGGTGGACTTGGCACCCAGTTCGCGGATGTCGATGCACATGTCGATGCGGTCTTCCATGGTTTCGCCAAGGCCCATGATTCCGCCGCTGCAAATTTCAAGGCCTGCGGCTACGGCATTCTGCAACACTCCGATTTTGTCATCGTAAGTGTGGGTGGTGCAAACGTCAGGGAAATGACGGCGGTAAGTTTCCAGATTATTATGGAAACGGGAAAGGCCCGCTGCCTTCAATTGATCAAACTGCTCGCGGTTCAGAAGACCGCTGCTGAGGCAAACGCTAAGCCTGGTTTCTTTCTTGAGGCGACGAATGGTTTCGCAAATCTGTTCTACGTCATTCTTGGTGAGAGTTCTGCCGGAGGTGACGATAGAATAGCGGGGGATGCCTGCGGCTTCCTTCTTCTTTGCGTCGGCTACGATTTCGTCGGCGCTGAGCAACTTGTATTCCGGAGCGCCGGTGTGGTAGTAGCTGGACTGTGCGCAGTACTTGCAGTTTTCGGAACAGCGACCGCTGCGGGCGTTGACGATGGAGCAGAAGTCGAAATCGTTGCCGTGGAGTTTTTCGCGGATTTCGTTGGCGGCAGCGGTCAATTCTTCCAGGTCAGCGTCAAGTAGCTTGATGGCATCTTCACGGGTGGTAACGTAACCATCATTCAAAATCTTGTTTTTCAGTTCCTGGACGAAAGACATAAAAACTCCTTGGTTCGCGGCATGTCCCGACGGCTCAAAATATAGAAAAAGGCGAGTGTCGCGACAGAAAATTTATTTTCTGGCATGACCTAGCCGCACTATATGCACTGGAAGAGTGCCATGTAGAAAAAGGCGAGCTGTGCCCGCCTATACTATTTCTAATGCACGGCGATAACCGCACTCTATTAGAAAGAAATTTCCTTTACACCATCCTCGATGAGGTAAGGCATTTCTTCGTGCATGGTGACGCCTTCTGCAATCTTGCTCATGTCCAGATGGATGTAGTTGATGTCGCCATCGGCAAGGACGGTTCCGCTCATATCCATGATGCTGGCGTGGGTGATAAAGAATAGGGGAGTGATCTTTACGATCTCGCCGCGGCCGATCAACTGTTCGCCATAGGGAACGGGTTTGCGGTACTTGGTTTCAAGGGACATGGTGACGCCCCAGATAGATTCGTCGCCGCCTTCCTTGGCCCACACGGCGCGAAGTCCCATTTCGTCTAGCATGGCGGTAATGAGGCCTCCATGAACGCGACCGGGATAACTCTGATGCTGTTCGCGATACTGGAACAGACTCATGACGCTTCCGTCTTCCATATTGTAGAACGGAGCGCGGACCCCGTATTCGTTGTCCAGTCCGCACATCATGCACATCTTGCTGTTGTGCTGCTTGCTAACCACTTTGATGATGTTACTCATTCTAAAACTCCGTATCCTGTTGCGATTACTTTTTGGCCAACATAAAATCCAGTATCTTTACCAGGGTGTCGTTGTTCTTGCCGATGTTTTCGGCGCATGTTTTTCGGATGTCCTCGACGCTCTGAACGTACTTGCAACCGGATGCCGATTCAATTTCTTCGGCCCCGTTTTTCAACATGCTTTCCATAGATTCCAAGGTGGTTTCCAGATGGAACTGCAATGCCAATGCGCTGCCCAGGCGGAATGCCTGACGGGGGCATGCTTCGCTACGGGCCAAGGCTACGGCCTGTTTGGGAATGTCAAACGTTTCGCCATGCCAATGGAATGCTGTCATAGATTCGGACATTCCGTTTTCCCATTCCACGGGGAACCAACCGATTTCCTTTTCGGGGCTTCTGCGGATGGCGGCACCGAAAGCGCTGGCAATCATCTGTGCGCCCAGACAGATGCCGAGAATGGGCTTGCCCAACTGAACCATGTCGCGACACAGTTCCTTTTCACGAACGAAATAAGGATAGTCGGCTTCGTCCAGGACGCTCATGGGACCGCCCATCATGATGGCGAAATCCACTTCGTCTTCGTGGGGAATCCTGTCACCGGCGTAGAGACGGACTACATGAACTTTATGACCCTTGGCCTGCAAATAGGGGAGAATGGCTCCCGGGCCTTCGTATTCCACGTGCTGAAAAATATAGACGTCCATAAAAATACCTTTGACCGAAATATAATAAACGCCTGTAATGTCAAAAATTAAAAGCAGGATTCCGAATAGTTCAATTGCA
Protein-coding regions in this window:
- the hisH gene encoding imidazole glycerol phosphate synthase subunit HisH gives rise to the protein MSIIVVDYNAGNLTSVMNALEHIGADAVSSRDPEVIAKADRLIFPGVGAAASAMETLTRTGIGEAIKTVVKAGNPVLGICIGCQIILEESEEDGGVKTLGLIPGKAVRFKDEPGLKIPHMGWNQVEFTREHPIMKGIASGSDFYYVHSYHPVVPAEYSFAETTYGTQTFQGLIGKDNLIASQFHQEKSGDVGLAMLKNFCDWKV
- a CDS encoding C40 family peptidase encodes the protein MALLRNILFLALTLAFLSACSFPVRTGYDRRIGGYKPARTVQAQQPAPQTTSEPAVVATAATTPQDTVKPPRQNSSAKAHAAINKKEVARATPKKATTLEGVIKPWLGTRYKLGGTSKSGIDCSGYVMVIYKELYGIALKHNAEGIYKDERGKKVSRGDLKEGDLVFFGDFWGISHIGIYMSGDRFTHASTSKGVMISPMNDKYWSPKYKGAKRFK
- the bioB gene encoding biotin synthase BioB, whose protein sequence is MSFVQELKNKILNDGYVTTREDAIKLLDADLEELTAAANEIREKLHGNDFDFCSIVNARSGRCSENCKYCAQSSYYHTGAPEYKLLSADEIVADAKKKEAAGIPRYSIVTSGRTLTKNDVEQICETIRRLKKETRLSVCLSSGLLNREQFDQLKAAGLSRFHNNLETYRRHFPDVCTTHTYDDKIGVLQNAVAAGLEICSGGIMGLGETMEDRIDMCIDIRELGAKSTPINVLNAIPGTPFENLPKMTNDEFCRIVAIYRFINPKAYLRLAGGRGVLGDYGTKAFKSGANATITDDMLTTAGVNSATDFELVKSLGFEPHGFLD
- the rph gene encoding ribonuclease PH; amino-acid sequence: MAYERTDRKFDEYRNLKMTTGFISSADGSVLIEMGRTRVICNATLLPKVPDWLAGRGTGWITAEYSLLPQSTGKRVERERKGASGRTQEIQRLVGRSLRGAANLAALGENAIVIDCDVIEADGGTRTASIIGGFVALAIALKKIKERLGLTEQILQHAITAISVGVVNGKPLCDLCYVEDSAADVDMNVVMQDAKNFIEVQGTGEHASFDRAMLNTLLDLGENACKDIYKKQMELIGGELP
- a CDS encoding type 1 glutamine amidotransferase gives rise to the protein MDVYIFQHVEYEGPGAILPYLQAKGHKVHVVRLYAGDRIPHEDEVDFAIMMGGPMSVLDEADYPYFVREKELCRDMVQLGKPILGICLGAQMIASAFGAAIRRSPEKEIGWFPVEWENGMSESMTAFHWHGETFDIPKQAVALARSEACPRQAFRLGSALALQFHLETTLESMESMLKNGAEEIESASGCKYVQSVEDIRKTCAENIGKNNDTLVKILDFMLAKK
- a CDS encoding PaaI family thioesterase → MSNIIKVVSKQHNSKMCMMCGLDNEYGVRAPFYNMEDGSVMSLFQYREQHQSYPGRVHGGLITAMLDEMGLRAVWAKEGGDESIWGVTMSLETKYRKPVPYGEQLIGRGEIVKITPLFFITHASIMDMSGTVLADGDINYIHLDMSKIAEGVTMHEEMPYLIEDGVKEISF
- a CDS encoding TIGR02147 family protein, which codes for MKPITDYQSYRCYMQEFYEERKRTDSFTWREYARLAGFSSPTYLKLVCEGKSSLSEAGIGKVADAMGLKGFDYVYFRYLVQFNQAKDDESRKKAFGAMQEVAKSKKIRVLDGDAYAYFESWKNPVLRELVTMMPGATPEAMAAMCWQPVSADEVCASLDLMVKLGLLQKKGRNVYVQTDKALVGNSDAIPVAVRTMHREMAALAQKSIDAFDVNDRNIMGVTMSVDREAYEQIVEELLSCRRKIASIANASRKPDQVYRLNLQLFPLTKKI
- a CDS encoding prephenate dehydratase, encoding MKKIAFQGRKGAYSDCAAHYLFGEDIETLPMDTFEEIYQAIETGEADGGAIPIENSTAGSIEANYDLLYKWRHRIVGEVMLRIEHTLCVMPGVKVEDLKRVYSHPQALAQCSHFFAENPQIKAIPAFDTAGSAEELAARGNRDEGAIASAYAAKIYNLDILKAGLENLKGTNFTRFYAIQKTPADFTESENAKTTILFELADDKAVGALYNALGCFAKRGLNLTRCESRPHPDKPWGYIFHVSFEANIKDENAQAALAELKNYTSFVYILGTFKKGVVETLKF